A genome region from Macaca nemestrina isolate mMacNem1 chromosome 20, mMacNem.hap1, whole genome shotgun sequence includes the following:
- the LOC105495263 gene encoding ETS domain-containing transcription factor ERF isoform X2 translates to MNYDKLSRALRYYYNKRILHKTKGKRFTYKFNFNKLVLVNYPFIDVGLAGGAVPQSAPPVPSGGSHFRFPPSTPSEVLSPTEDPRSPPACSSSSSSLFSAVVARRLGRGSVSDCSDGTSELEEPLGEDPRARPPGPPDLGAFRGPPLARLPHDPGVFRVYPRPRGGPEPLSPFPVSPLAGPGSLLPPQLSPALPMTPTHLAYTPSPTLSPMYPSGGGGPSGSGGGSHFSFSPEDMKRYLQAHTQSVYNYHLSPRAFLHYPGLVVPQPQRPDKCPLPPMAPETPPVPSSASSSSSSSSSPFKFKLQPPPLGRRQRAAGEKGPAGADQSGGSAGGLAEGAGALAPPPPPPQIKVEPISEGESEEVEVTDISDEDEEDGEVFKTPRAPPAPPKPEPGEAPGASQCMPLKLRFKRRWSEDCRLEGGGGPAGGFEDEGEDKKVRGEGPGEAGGPLTPRRVSSDLQHATAQLSLEHRDS, encoded by the exons ATGAATTACGACAAGCTGAGCCGGGCCCTGCG CTATTACTATAACAAGCGCATTCTGCACAAGACTAAGGGGAAACGGTTCACCTACAAGTTCAATTTCAACAAACTGGTGCTGGTCAATTACCCTTTCATTGATGTGGGGTTGGCTG GGGGTGCGGTGCCCCAGAGTGCCCCGCCAGTGCCGTCGGGCGGTAGCCACTTCCGCTTCCCTCCCTCGACGCCCTCCGAGGTGCTGTCCCCCACCGAGGACCCCCGCTCACCACCGGCCTGCTCTTCATCCTCATCCTCCCTCTTTTCTGCTGTGGTGGCCCGCCGCCTGGGCCGAGGTTCAGTCAGTGACTGTAGTGATGGCACATCAGAGCTGGAGGAACCGCTGGGAGAGGATCCCCGGGCCCGACCACCTGGCCCTCCAGATCTGGGTGCCTTCCGAGGGCCCCCGCTGGCCCGCCTGCCCCATGACCCTGGTGTCTTCCGTGTCTATCCCCGGCCTCGGGGTGGCCCTGAACCCCTCAGCCCCTTCCCTGTGTCACCTCTGGCTGGGCCTGGATCCCTGCTGCCCCCTCAGCTCTCCCCGGCTCTGCCCATGACGCCCACCCACCTGGCCTACACTCCCTCGCCCACGTTGAGCCCGATGTACCCCAGTGGTGGCGGGGGGCCCAGCGGCTCAGGGGGAGGCTCCCACTTCTCCTTCAGCCCCGAGGACATGAAACGGTACCTGCAGGCCCACACCCAAAGCGTCTACAACTACCACCTCAGCCCCCGCGCCTTCCTGCACTACCCCGGGCTGGTGGTGCCCCAGCCCCAGCGCCCTGACAAGTGCCCGCTGCCGCCCATGGCACCCGAGACCCCACCGGTCCCCTCCTCGGCGTCGtcatcctcttcttcttcttcctccccatTCAAATTTAAGCTCCAGCCACCCCCACTTGGACGCCGGCAGCGGGCAGCTGGGGAGAAGGGCCCAGCTGGTGCTGACCAGAGCGGTGGCAGCGCAGGCGGGCTGGCCGAGGGGGCAGGGGCGCTAGCCCCACCGCCCCCACCACCACAGATCAAGGTGGAGCCCATCTCGGAAGGCGAGTCAGAGGAGGTGGAGGTGACTGACATCAGTGATGAGGATGAGGAAGACGGGGAGGTGTTCAAGACACCCCGTGCCCCACCTGCACCCCCCAAGCCTGAGCCCGGTGAGGCACCCGGGGCATCCCAGTGCATGCCCCTCAAGCTACGCTTTAAGCGGCGCTGGAGTGAAGACTGTCGCCTGGAAGGGGGTGGGGGCCCCGCTGGGGGCTTTGAGGATGAGGGCGAGGACAAGAAGGTGCGTGGggaggggcctggggaggccgggGGGCCCCTCACCCCAAGGCGGGTGAGCTCTGACCTCCAGCATGCCACGGCCCAGCTCTCCCTGGAGCACCGAGACTCCTGA
- the LOC105495263 gene encoding ETS domain-containing transcription factor ERF isoform X1, which translates to MKTPADTGFAFPDWAYKPESSPGSRQIQLWHFILELLRKEEYQGVIAWQGDYGEFVIKDPDEVARLWGVRKCKPQMNYDKLSRALRYYYNKRILHKTKGKRFTYKFNFNKLVLVNYPFIDVGLAGGAVPQSAPPVPSGGSHFRFPPSTPSEVLSPTEDPRSPPACSSSSSSLFSAVVARRLGRGSVSDCSDGTSELEEPLGEDPRARPPGPPDLGAFRGPPLARLPHDPGVFRVYPRPRGGPEPLSPFPVSPLAGPGSLLPPQLSPALPMTPTHLAYTPSPTLSPMYPSGGGGPSGSGGGSHFSFSPEDMKRYLQAHTQSVYNYHLSPRAFLHYPGLVVPQPQRPDKCPLPPMAPETPPVPSSASSSSSSSSSPFKFKLQPPPLGRRQRAAGEKGPAGADQSGGSAGGLAEGAGALAPPPPPPQIKVEPISEGESEEVEVTDISDEDEEDGEVFKTPRAPPAPPKPEPGEAPGASQCMPLKLRFKRRWSEDCRLEGGGGPAGGFEDEGEDKKVRGEGPGEAGGPLTPRRVSSDLQHATAQLSLEHRDS; encoded by the exons ATGAAGACCCCGGCGGACAcag GGTTTGCCTTCCCGGATTGGGCCTACAAGCCAGAGTCGTCCCCTGGCTCGAGGCAGATCCAGCTGTGGCACTTTATCTTGGAGCTGCTACGAAAGGAGGAGTACCAGGGCGTCATCGCCTGGCAGGGGGACTACGGGGAATTCGTCATCAAAGACCCTGATGAGGTGGCCCGGCTGTGGGGCGTCCGCAAGTGCAAGCCCCAGATGAATTACGACAAGCTGAGCCGGGCCCTGCG CTATTACTATAACAAGCGCATTCTGCACAAGACTAAGGGGAAACGGTTCACCTACAAGTTCAATTTCAACAAACTGGTGCTGGTCAATTACCCTTTCATTGATGTGGGGTTGGCTG GGGGTGCGGTGCCCCAGAGTGCCCCGCCAGTGCCGTCGGGCGGTAGCCACTTCCGCTTCCCTCCCTCGACGCCCTCCGAGGTGCTGTCCCCCACCGAGGACCCCCGCTCACCACCGGCCTGCTCTTCATCCTCATCCTCCCTCTTTTCTGCTGTGGTGGCCCGCCGCCTGGGCCGAGGTTCAGTCAGTGACTGTAGTGATGGCACATCAGAGCTGGAGGAACCGCTGGGAGAGGATCCCCGGGCCCGACCACCTGGCCCTCCAGATCTGGGTGCCTTCCGAGGGCCCCCGCTGGCCCGCCTGCCCCATGACCCTGGTGTCTTCCGTGTCTATCCCCGGCCTCGGGGTGGCCCTGAACCCCTCAGCCCCTTCCCTGTGTCACCTCTGGCTGGGCCTGGATCCCTGCTGCCCCCTCAGCTCTCCCCGGCTCTGCCCATGACGCCCACCCACCTGGCCTACACTCCCTCGCCCACGTTGAGCCCGATGTACCCCAGTGGTGGCGGGGGGCCCAGCGGCTCAGGGGGAGGCTCCCACTTCTCCTTCAGCCCCGAGGACATGAAACGGTACCTGCAGGCCCACACCCAAAGCGTCTACAACTACCACCTCAGCCCCCGCGCCTTCCTGCACTACCCCGGGCTGGTGGTGCCCCAGCCCCAGCGCCCTGACAAGTGCCCGCTGCCGCCCATGGCACCCGAGACCCCACCGGTCCCCTCCTCGGCGTCGtcatcctcttcttcttcttcctccccatTCAAATTTAAGCTCCAGCCACCCCCACTTGGACGCCGGCAGCGGGCAGCTGGGGAGAAGGGCCCAGCTGGTGCTGACCAGAGCGGTGGCAGCGCAGGCGGGCTGGCCGAGGGGGCAGGGGCGCTAGCCCCACCGCCCCCACCACCACAGATCAAGGTGGAGCCCATCTCGGAAGGCGAGTCAGAGGAGGTGGAGGTGACTGACATCAGTGATGAGGATGAGGAAGACGGGGAGGTGTTCAAGACACCCCGTGCCCCACCTGCACCCCCCAAGCCTGAGCCCGGTGAGGCACCCGGGGCATCCCAGTGCATGCCCCTCAAGCTACGCTTTAAGCGGCGCTGGAGTGAAGACTGTCGCCTGGAAGGGGGTGGGGGCCCCGCTGGGGGCTTTGAGGATGAGGGCGAGGACAAGAAGGTGCGTGGggaggggcctggggaggccgggGGGCCCCTCACCCCAAGGCGGGTGAGCTCTGACCTCCAGCATGCCACGGCCCAGCTCTCCCTGGAGCACCGAGACTCCTGA